The Propionispora vibrioides genomic sequence CGCTGCCATGTACCCGTAAAGCCCTTACAATCTGGGCCAGCTCCGAATTATTCGTTGTCATCATGCCGCCATCGCCAAAGGCACCTAAATTCTTGGTGGGATAGAAGGAAAAGGCGGCCGCATCGCCCAAGGAACCGACGGCCTTTACCGTCCCGTCCGCCAGCGTGTAGCTGGCACCTACCGCCTGACAGGCATCCTCAATCACTTTCAGTTTATGTTGTCGGGCTATTTGCAGAAGCGGTTCCATATCTACAGGCTGACCAAAAATATGTACCGGCAAAATGGCTTTTGTCTTGGCTGTTATTTTTTCCGCTACCCGGTTGGTATCCAGGTTAAACGTTTCACGATCCACATCGGCAAAAACGGGGATAGCTCCTACCCGTGAAATACTCTCGGCTGTGGCAAAAAAGGTAAACGGCGTCGTAATCACTTCATCGCCGGCTCCGATTCCCATCGCTTCCAAGATAAGCACCAGCGCGTCGGTGCCGCTGTTGCAGGCAATGGCCTGCTCCGTACCGGCCAGACCGGCAAACTGCTGTTCCAGATTTTGCACTTCCTTCCCCATGATAAAAGACGTGCTATCCAGCAAGGCCACAATCTTGTCCAGTACCTGCGGTTTAATAGCCTGCGTCTGCTGCTGTAAATCCACTAACGGTATGCGCATCTTATCAAAAGCTCCTTTATTTAACCGGCCCATACTGCCGAGCATTTCCTATTGAGTCATAATTCGACTTTTTTATGGTAATTCCTTGATACCCCCGTTTATTATATCGAACAATCTATCCTTCCTGTTAAATGGCAAAACCAGGAGCATCACGCTCCCGGTTGGTTGCTGTACATTCCTTTCCTCCGGCTGCCCATCAAATCAGTTCGTACACTTTAGCCTGGTCTACGGGTTTGCTGATCAGATACCCCTGCACCTTATCACAGCACAACTGTTTAAGAAATTGCCGTTGCTCCTCGGTTTCCACGCCTTCAGCCACCACCGTCAACTGCAGCCGGTGAGCCAAGGCTACCATGGTTTCCACAATGGCGGCCTGTTTATTGCTTTCCATAGCACCGGCCAGAAAAGAACGGTCAATTTTAATGATATCAATCGGTAACTCCGTTAAGTAATGCAACGAACTATAGCCGGTACCAAAATCGTCCAGTGAAATTTGTACTCCTATCGACCGTAACGCCCGCAGCTTAGGAATGGCCACAGAAAAGTTCTCAATTAATAGCGTCTCCACAATCTCCAATTCCAAATAACGGCTGGGAAAAGCCGTTTCGGATAAAACCAGAGCTACTTGATCAACAAAATCAGCCTGCAGCAGTTCCTTCACCGATACGTTAACCGCCAGGTTAAGCTCCTTTCCATTGTCCAGCAACTCTTTGCCAAACTGGCAGGCGGCGCGCAGCACCCATTGTCCCATATCGACAATCAGCCCGCTCTCTTCGGCTACCGACATAAACTGATCGGGAAAGGCAAGTCCCCGTTCAGGATGCTGCCAGCGAACCAGTGCTTCCAGGCCTACCGCCGTACCTGTCACCAAATCAACAATAGGCTGATAGTGAAGTACCAGATGATTGTTGGCAATTGCCTCGCGCAGACCTTTTTCCATGTATAAGCGGGCCAGCATCTGCTGTTCAAAACGTTCCTGAAACCACTGATAGCAGGATTTCCCCTTCCGCTTAGCCTGATGGAGAGCGATATCGGCACTTCGCATTAATTTATCAGGCTGATTGCCATCTTGAGGATACAGGGCAATCCCGACACTGGAAGTCACCATAAAATAGTTATCATCAGCACCAAAAGGCTGATCAATTGCCTGGGTTATCTGCTTGGCCAGCGACTCCACTACGGCGGGTTTCACAATGCCTTTCAGCAAGATAATAAATTCATCGCCGCCCAGCCGGGCCACAAAATGCTCCCCGGCAATCACCTGGAGCTGCCGGGCCACATCGACCAGCAGCCGGTCACCTTGCGCATAGCCGAAGGAATCATTGACCAATTTAAAGTTATCTAAATCAATAAATAAGATGGCCCCTTGAGCTGCTTGCTGCTTTGTCTCAGCCGCCAGTTGCTCCACAATAGCCACCCGGTTGGGCAAACCGGTCAAGGAATCATAATAGGCCATATGCTGAATCTGCAATTCCCGCATTTTGTGCTCGGTGATATTGGTGAACGAGCCCGCCATGCGTACAGCCGTTCCGTTCTCATCAAATAAGGCCTTACCGCGGGCCATAACCCACAAATTCTGCCCCCGTTTGTCCTTAATCCGGTATTCACAAAGATACACGGCAGTTTGCCCGGCTAGATGCTCCCGTAAGCAGGCATCGGCCTGGGCCAGGTCATTAGGATGAATGCTTTGCCACCATAGCTTAGCCACGTCCACATCCTCCTCAACCGACCAGGGCAATTGATCCAGCCAGCGTTTGGAGATAACCATCTGATTTGTCCGGATATCCCAGTCCCAAATCGCATCATTGGCACCTTCCGTAGCCAAACGATAACGTTCTTCACTTTTCTCAATTTTCTTTTGTTTATCCCACAACTCTTCAAACTGGGCCCGCAGTTCCTCTTCCGTGCTGGTAAGCTGCTCAAATAAGCCAGCCAGCTCTTCGTTGCTCTTCTTTAGCTCTTCTTCGGCCTGATAGCGTTCTTTTTGCATGACATCCATGGCCTGAGCCACTTCACCGATTTCATCCTCCCGTCGCAGAATAACCGACGACAGTGTTGCGATAAAATTACCCTTCTGTAATTCTTTCAAATGAGCCACAATTTCATCCAACGGCCTGGTCAGGAAACGGGTAATGAAGGGGATCGTCCAAACCATTAAAATGAGCAACAGCAAAACAGCCAGACTGATATTAATAGCAACCTGCCGATTTTTAGCCATTAGCTCGGCTTTATCGGTAACGGTCGCCAGCTTCCACCCTGTATCCGGGGAGGTCTGGAAGTGAATGAGCACGTCTCTACCCTGCATGGTTGTTGCAAAGAACCCCTCCCGGTCTCTGACCAGGCGGTGCCAGTCATAATCCCGGTCTTCCTCACCCAAACGGGTTCCAATATCCAGCTTCGAGATATGCTGAAAATGCATATCAGGATTAGGATGGGTCAGGATAATTCCGTCTTGAGTAAACAAAAACAATGGGTTTTGATTGTTTTTGTTGGACTCTCCCACAAATTCGGATAGCTGGGTCAGACTTATGTCAATTCCCATAACTCCAATAAGCTGTCCCTGTTCATTGTTCACGGTCGTGGTGGTGCTAATGATAAAATTGTCACCGAGAAAAGAAGGATACGGCTCGGAAAGCATAACCTGTCCGGGGTTCTGCAACGCTTGCTTATACCAGGGCCGGTACTTAGGATTATAGCCGGCTTTTCCCACTTTCTTTTGAGGCCACTGAAGATACCCGCCATCTTCGGTTCCCAGATAGACATAGGCCACATTCGGATGAGTCCAGGCATAGCGCTCAAATTCGGCAAAAATCCGGCTGGCCACCGTCCCATTCGGCTTGTTATAGCCAAGCACGACATCCTCCTGTTTATCGTAAAAAACCGGCAACTCATGCTCCCCCTGTCTTACCAATGGGTTCGCAGCAAACATCCGGGCATCCTCTTTCACGCTTTGCAGCATATTTACAATAAATTGATTGGCCTGGTCCACATCCTTGCCGGTAGTCAATTGCAGCTCATTTTCCAAAGACTTGGTAATATGCAAATAAGTACTGACACCAAAAATCAGTAAGGGTACCAGGGCGATCAGTAAAAAGCTTAAAAATAATTTTTCCCGTACCGTTTGAAACATAGACTTTCTCCGGTTTCTATCTTCAATAGACTAACTTTTACAAAACTAAAAGGGTACCCTTATAGAATCAGACATTAAAATTCTTGCTGCTAGCCATAGCAGATAAATCAGCAATACAACCGCCCCAGGAAAGCCCAACTCCAAATCCGAGCAACATAACTCTTTTCAAAATGGGAAGCTCTGGTTTACTATGAAGAAATTGATCAATAGCTAGTGGAATAGATGAAGAAACTGTATTGCCACAGTTTTTAGGATCATTCCAATAAAACGAATCCTCCAAACCACATTTTTCTTGAAGAAATTTCAGCATAAAGGTATTTGCCTGATGAAAAATATAAAGATCAATATTTTTTTTAGTTAATTGGCTTTTTTCCAAAATCTTTTCTACAGTATCCGGTACCACTTCTAATGCAAAGTTACTAATTGCCCCACCATTCATAAATAAATGGTAGTTAGTTCTCTGATTTCCAGCCTCGTCCACCTGGTTAATTTGAGGTGTCTTAAAAGCAGGATTTCTAACAGCACCAGCAGGAACAATTAAATGTTCCCCACCACCACCATCTGTACCAAACACAAAGGAATGTAATCCAGTTTGTACGGTCGGTGCAGTAGAGATAAGTGTAGCTGTTGCACCATCACCAAATAAGGGGCGCACAGTCGAATCTTCCGGATGAATAAACTTGCTGTAAGTTTCTGCTGTTAACAATAATACATTCCTAGCTTGATCTGTTTCTATAAGACCTTTAGCAATAGACAAACCATAAATATAGCCTGAACATCCCAGGTTAAAGTCGAAGGCACCACATTTCTTAGATAATCCTAGCCTATGTTGTAATAGGCAGGCAGTCGTCGGTAAGAAATAGTCAGGTGACTGTGTGCACAAAATAATAAAATCGATGTTATCCCTTGAAGTATCTGTCTGGGAAAATAAATTTTCAGCAGCTCTGACAGCCATATCTGATGCGCATTCGTCTATGTTTGCAATATGTCTCTCATATATCCCGGTTTTTTTTGTTAACCGGCTAATAGGATTGTTAAATTCTATTTTTTCTGGCAAGTAACTCGCTATAGCTTTAATATACGCTTGATTACTCATAATTTATCACACCTTTAGTTAATTAGGCCAAATACCCTCCATCAACTATAAAATCAGCACCAGTAATCCATCGCGCTCGATTACTGAGCAGAAATAGTACCAAACCAGAAACATCCTCTGGATTTCCCATACCTAAAAGATAGTTCTCCAATAGATTATCGGAGAGCAAATTTTGTCGCGTCATATCTGTATTAACCAAACCTGGACTCACCGAATTTACCCTATGCCCTCTAGAAGCAATTTCCTTGGCAATAGCTCTAATAGCAGCAGGTGTAGCAGCCTTAACAGCCCCATATGCACTTAATCCTCTTTGGCCTCGATAAGCATTAACTGAAGATATTTGCACATGTGATGAGCAGTCTTCCGCATACTTCCTTTTTGTTGCAAGTTGCAGTACATTAATACCAGCCCAAAAGCTCGTATCCATAATTTTTTTGGCCTGCTCCATATTAAAAGCACGTAGAGGCGTGAAATCTATAATCCCTGCTGCATGTACGCTGCCGTGAAGTTTGCCATGTTGCGTCACAAAAACATCTATGCACTTTTCTACCCTATCATAGTTAGTAACATCAACAGAATTAATACAAATATCTCCAAATATTTCTTCTTGTAATGCTTTTAGTTTCCCCTCATCCCTTGCTAAAGCTAAAATCTTTGCTCCAGCCATCGCTAATTCTTTTGTAATTTGCCTGCCAATTCCTGAAGATGCCCCTGTAACAAGAAAATTTTTATTTTTAAAATTAAATATTATTTCGTCCATATTATTCAAATACCAATTGTGCTAAATTATAAACCGTTTTCGCCTGTTTTATTTGAGATACAGTTACCTTTTTATTGTATTGAATATCTACCATAGCAGCAAAACTAACTATGCTAAGAGAATCCCACTCTTCAATTTCATTAAGCTGCGTTTCCATTTTAATATCCATCTCAGTATCTAAAATACCTACTAGATGGTTTAGAAATTTTTCCATTACATTCCTCCAAGGATCATTTTATCGCAAATCTACACGGATTACCTATTCCATAAGAGTTTTGCGGCATATTTTTTATAACAACACTTCCTAAACTGACAAAACTCTCTTTTCCTATTGAAATTTGATTAGAAATAATTGCACCCGGACCGATCCAAACATCATCTCCGACTATACTAGATCCTGCAACAATCACACCCGCAGCCAAAAGACATCTTCTACCGATTCTGCATGCATGTGCAATATGCACTAAATTATCCAGTTTCGTATTCTCTTCTAACACGGTGTTTTCACCAAAGACACCTTTATCAATGCAACAATTTGCACCGATTTCCACATTCTTTTTCAATACAACTCCACCGGCATGCTTTACTGAAAGGATACCATTATCACTACGGACGTACTGAAAACCCTCTGAACCGATAACACTTCCCGATCGAATAATAACATTATCATCAATAAACACATTTTCTAAAATTGTTACATTGGGCTCAATAACTACATTATTGCCAATATGAATATTGCGTTCGGCAATATAAGCTTTCGGATAAATTCTACTTGTATCGGCAATAAAAGAGCTGATATCTTTTTGATAAAAAGATGTTTTCTCAAAAAGATAATTATGTACTTCATAAAACAATTGCTTCGGTTTTTCATTAATAATAAGGCGTAATTTATGATTAAAAGAAGAAGCTAATTCTTTAGTCGTAATTAAACAAACAATGTTAGAGCTATTATTAATATCATTTACATATTCTTCTGACTCGCAAAACGATAATAATTCACTTTCCAAGGAAGAAACAAATCCTAAGTGTGAAAATGATACGTTTCGAGTATACAAACTTTTAAATAAATCAATATCCGAAACTAGCATATGCTTTCTATCTCCTCCCTCTTCAAGCTATTCTAAAATATATATTCGCATAAAAATTAGGTGAAAATATATTCTTAACGTATTTTCCACAGTAAAGTAAGATTCTACATATTAAAAGGCTATTTTTTAAAATTGGCACCACCATAAGTAAGTTATTCAATCTACAATAATACCACTAATCTCCACTTCTCGATATTTAACATAAATCAACACTTTTTTACATTCCTATAGTTTTAAAATTGGTTATGGAAAATCTTAAAAAGTTAATATTGGTTGAGCAGGAGACCTCGAAATCACAAACTCATTAAAATCCGATCGTGTCATTCCTTGCTTCTTTGCTTGTGCCATCTTTTCTCCAACCAATAACCCAGCAGTATGCAATAACACTATTGGATATGGTCCTAAATAAGACAATGTCTTTGCCATCCTAAGCGGAGATAATTCTACCTGTGGATGAATTCGGCACTGATATTTTTTTAGTTCACAAATCTGATTCCATCCAGCAAATTGTACTATTGTTGGCTGTCGTTTCAGCAGTTTCACCAAACGCCCACCAGAAATTAAACCAGTTTTTCCCAAAACACACTCTCTTTTGACATACTCCGCAACAATAATAACATCCCAGGACTGTCGTTCAATGTCAGAATAATCTTCAACATCCGTAAAGAGTTGCACCAAAGCACCATTTTGGGACAAAGTTTCTCTAATAGTTAAACCAAAACGATCCGAACTAACTATTGCGATTCGATTCCCCAATACTTCAAAACCAGCTTCTAAAATCATTTTAACTGCTAACATTCCACAATATTGAAAAACCCCAACACTGGAGTGAGATTCATCAGTTCCCATGACCGGTATACCTAACTGAATACAAGCCTCTAAATCAACATCGCCCTCACGATATTCCCATGCTTCACACATATAGGGAACTACAGCCTGAGCACCAATGAATGAAAGAAGTTGCTTATCCAAAGGTCGAACCATTCCTAGGTTTGTTACAATGTCCGCACCCTTTAATACTGGATCAAATCGATTATCAGTAATAATCGGTCTAGGCAATCCCCAAGAGTTAGCAAGTTTATATAGATCATCGGCCAGTTCATTAAACGTTCCATAAGCCGTATCTTGGCCTAAACATATGACTCGCTTAGCGCCCGCAAGCAGTGCAATCAAAGGAGTTACTGCATACAAACCGCTAGCCAGTTCAGTTACAACGGTTAAACCTGTCAAATTAAGTCCTAATCTCGTAACTGCGGTTTGACAGATACTTTTTAATCTCTGCCCATTAGTGTCTATACTATTATTCATTGCTTTTCATCTTTCGGTAGTTTATTTGAGTATTTCCCTAATCTTTTGAGAAACAAATTGAATATCACGTATCGAATAATCCTGACAATGAGGTAGTGCTAGTCCATGTATATACAATCGCTCAGCATTATTCTTTTGATGCATTCGACACATTTCCGAATACTTCTGCTGATAATAAGGTTGGCAATGCACCGCTTGTGCACCAAGACTAGCCTCAATACCCATCTCTTTTAATCTTGCTATGACACTGCTGCGTTCAACGTGTTGTGGTAATACAACCATAAATGTCTGCCATGCATGACCTACAAGTTCATTAGGAAGCAAAAGTTCTGTTTTAGCTAGCTCTTGACGATATAACTGCTGTAGCTTACTACGCACTTGCAACCACCCATCGAATTTAACTAACTGAGCTCGCCCCATAGCCGCCTGAAAATTAGTCAAACGATAATTGAAACCGGGCAATACAAACTCTATTCCTTGCTCTGCTTTTCGCATGCCGTGATTGCGCCAAATGCGTAGCTTGGCAGCCAGTTCCGCATCATTTGTTACAATCGCACCGCCTTCGCCGGTAGTAATCGCTTTACGTGGATGAAAAGAGAAACAACCCGCTTGACCGAATGTACCAACTTTTTTCCCCTGATGGGTTGCTCCAAGGCCACAGGCTGCATCCTCAATAACCAATAGATTATGTTTTTTTGCAATAGTCATGATTTCAGTCATATTCGCTGGACATCCAAATTCATGTACTGGCATAATGGCTTTGACTTTTTCCGTCCCCTGCCAATTATCAATCGCCGCCTGAATATTCTCCGGCGTAATATTGTAGGTATGCAAATCGACGTCAACCAAAATTGGACGAGCACCAACCAGTTCGACAACATTCACCGTGGCCGGAAAGGTAAAGTCCGGAACAAGCACAGCATCGCCTACCCCAATCCCAAGTGCAACTAACGCTAAATGCAATGCCGCCGTTCCTGACGAGACAATGATGACTTCTTTGCAGTCCAAATAACGC encodes the following:
- a CDS encoding bifunctional diguanylate cyclase/phosphodiesterase, producing the protein MFQTVREKLFLSFLLIALVPLLIFGVSTYLHITKSLENELQLTTGKDVDQANQFIVNMLQSVKEDARMFAANPLVRQGEHELPVFYDKQEDVVLGYNKPNGTVASRIFAEFERYAWTHPNVAYVYLGTEDGGYLQWPQKKVGKAGYNPKYRPWYKQALQNPGQVMLSEPYPSFLGDNFIISTTTTVNNEQGQLIGVMGIDISLTQLSEFVGESNKNNQNPLFLFTQDGIILTHPNPDMHFQHISKLDIGTRLGEEDRDYDWHRLVRDREGFFATTMQGRDVLIHFQTSPDTGWKLATVTDKAELMAKNRQVAINISLAVLLLLILMVWTIPFITRFLTRPLDEIVAHLKELQKGNFIATLSSVILRREDEIGEVAQAMDVMQKERYQAEEELKKSNEELAGLFEQLTSTEEELRAQFEELWDKQKKIEKSEERYRLATEGANDAIWDWDIRTNQMVISKRWLDQLPWSVEEDVDVAKLWWQSIHPNDLAQADACLREHLAGQTAVYLCEYRIKDKRGQNLWVMARGKALFDENGTAVRMAGSFTNITEHKMRELQIQHMAYYDSLTGLPNRVAIVEQLAAETKQQAAQGAILFIDLDNFKLVNDSFGYAQGDRLLVDVARQLQVIAGEHFVARLGGDEFIILLKGIVKPAVVESLAKQITQAIDQPFGADDNYFMVTSSVGIALYPQDGNQPDKLMRSADIALHQAKRKGKSCYQWFQERFEQQMLARLYMEKGLREAIANNHLVLHYQPIVDLVTGTAVGLEALVRWQHPERGLAFPDQFMSVAEESGLIVDMGQWVLRAACQFGKELLDNGKELNLAVNVSVKELLQADFVDQVALVLSETAFPSRYLELEIVETLLIENFSVAIPKLRALRSIGVQISLDDFGTGYSSLHYLTELPIDIIKIDRSFLAGAMESNKQAAIVETMVALAHRLQLTVVAEGVETEEQRQFLKQLCCDKVQGYLISKPVDQAKVYELI
- a CDS encoding SDR family NAD(P)-dependent oxidoreductase encodes the protein MDEIIFNFKNKNFLVTGASSGIGRQITKELAMAGAKILALARDEGKLKALQEEIFGDICINSVDVTNYDRVEKCIDVFVTQHGKLHGSVHAAGIIDFTPLRAFNMEQAKKIMDTSFWAGINVLQLATKRKYAEDCSSHVQISSVNAYRGQRGLSAYGAVKAATPAAIRAIAKEIASRGHRVNSVSPGLVNTDMTRQNLLSDNLLENYLLGMGNPEDVSGLVLFLLSNRARWITGADFIVDGGYLA
- a CDS encoding 3-oxoacyl-ACP synthase III family protein yields the protein MSNQAYIKAIASYLPEKIEFNNPISRLTKKTGIYERHIANIDECASDMAVRAAENLFSQTDTSRDNIDFIILCTQSPDYFLPTTACLLQHRLGLSKKCGAFDFNLGCSGYIYGLSIAKGLIETDQARNVLLLTAETYSKFIHPEDSTVRPLFGDGATATLISTAPTVQTGLHSFVFGTDGGGGEHLIVPAGAVRNPAFKTPQINQVDEAGNQRTNYHLFMNGGAISNFALEVVPDTVEKILEKSQLTKKNIDLYIFHQANTFMLKFLQEKCGLEDSFYWNDPKNCGNTVSSSIPLAIDQFLHSKPELPILKRVMLLGFGVGLSWGGCIADLSAMASSKNFNV
- a CDS encoding DegT/DnrJ/EryC1/StrS family aminotransferase → MRIPLVDLQQQTQAIKPQVLDKIVALLDSTSFIMGKEVQNLEQQFAGLAGTEQAIACNSGTDALVLILEAMGIGAGDEVITTPFTFFATAESISRVGAIPVFADVDRETFNLDTNRVAEKITAKTKAILPVHIFGQPVDMEPLLQIARQHKLKVIEDACQAVGASYTLADGTVKAVGSLGDAAAFSFYPTKNLGAFGDGGMMTTNNSELAQIVRALRVHGSGMSGKAAYELLTGETVDLGLERQNQTDATVYDPTKYFNFLIGMNSRLDALQAAILTVKLEKLRQWNDRRCQLSRRYTSLLEDCGLLAKVVPQQSLPQAESVYHLYVVVCEERDGLAAFLQSKGIATGIYYPVPLHLQKVYQMGRYKLGYKPGDLPVSEWLSQRTMALPLFPEMTVEQQDYVIAAIRQFYTER
- a CDS encoding phosphopantetheine-binding protein, whose product is MEKFLNHLVGILDTEMDIKMETQLNEIEEWDSLSIVSFAAMVDIQYNKKVTVSQIKQAKTVYNLAQLVFE
- a CDS encoding DegT/DnrJ/EryC1/StrS family aminotransferase: MIKLSSPSLGIDEYRAVERVLRSGQLVHGEECELFEQELARYLDCKEVIIVSSGTAALHLALVALGIGVGDAVLVPDFTFPATVNVVELVGARPILVDVDLHTYNITPENIQAAIDNWQGTEKVKAIMPVHEFGCPANMTEIMTIAKKHNLLVIEDAACGLGATHQGKKVGTFGQAGCFSFHPRKAITTGEGGAIVTNDAELAAKLRIWRNHGMRKAEQGIEFVLPGFNYRLTNFQAAMGRAQLVKFDGWLQVRSKLQQLYRQELAKTELLLPNELVGHAWQTFMVVLPQHVERSSVIARLKEMGIEASLGAQAVHCQPYYQQKYSEMCRMHQKNNAERLYIHGLALPHCQDYSIRDIQFVSQKIREILK
- a CDS encoding UDP-3-O-(3-hydroxymyristoyl)glucosamine N-acyltransferase; translated protein: MLVSDIDLFKSLYTRNVSFSHLGFVSSLESELLSFCESEEYVNDINNSSNIVCLITTKELASSFNHKLRLIINEKPKQLFYEVHNYLFEKTSFYQKDISSFIADTSRIYPKAYIAERNIHIGNNVVIEPNVTILENVFIDDNVIIRSGSVIGSEGFQYVRSDNGILSVKHAGGVVLKKNVEIGANCCIDKGVFGENTVLEENTKLDNLVHIAHACRIGRRCLLAAGVIVAGSSIVGDDVWIGPGAIISNQISIGKESFVSLGSVVIKNMPQNSYGIGNPCRFAIK